DNA from Salinibacterium sp. dk2585:
GGAGCGCGCCAGCTGAGCTGGCTGGGAGTCCGCCACTTGTTGCCGGGAGGCGGCGGGCGTTCACTGTCTTGGTGACACCTCAGGCCAGCGACATCCGACAGCGAATCGAGACGGCCGCACGGGAGTGTTTCGGTTGGGAGAGCGTGCAGGCCGGCCAGCGCCGCGCGGTCGAAGCTCTCGCCGAGGGACGTGATGTGCTGGCGGTCATGGCGACGGGCTACGGCAAGTCGGCCATCTACCAGCTCGCGACGATCATCCGAGGCGGCCTGACGGTGGTCGTGTCGCCGCTGATCGCGCTGCAGGCAGACCAGGTGGAGGGGCTGCGGGATGCGCCCGACGCCCCGCCCGCCGCTGCGGTCAACTCGCGTGCGGGAGCACGGCGCCTTGCCGCGGCGTGGGAGCTCGCGGAGGGTTCTGGCCCCCGGATCCTCCTGCTCGCCCCCGAGCAGCTCGCCTCGGAGGAGACGCTCGCGAGGCTCGCTGCCGCCGGGGTCGACCTCGTCGTCGTCGACGAGGCCCACTGCGTCTCATCCTGGGGGCACAATTTCCGGCCCGACTACCTGCGCCTGGGTGCCGCGGTCGAGCAGCTCGGCCGCCCTCCGGTCGCCGCGCTGACGGCGACCGCGCCGAGTCCCGTGCAGGCGGAGATCAGCGAGCGACTGAGGATGCGCGACCCGCTCGTGCTCGTGCGGGGCTTCGATCGGGCAAACCTCTCCCTCGACGTCGACCGCCATACGAGTCCCGAGGAGAAGAAACGAGCGGTGATCGACGGCATCACGGGGGAACGCGGCACCGGCCTGCTCTACGTTGCGACCCGCCGTGAGACCGAGGAGTACGCGCACGCCTTGCAGGAACGCGGGCTGCGCGCCTTCGCGTATCACGGCGCCATGAGCGCCTCCGCCCGCAGCGAAGTCCACGCCGCCTTCCACGACGGCACTGCGGATGTTGTCGTCGCGACCTCGGCGTTCGGCATGGGGATCGACAAGGCTGACGTGCGGTTCGTCGTGCACGCCTCGCCGCCCGACTCACTGGATGCCTACTACCAGGAGGCGGGGCGCGCTGGGAGGGACGACGAGCCCGCACGGGTCCGGCTGCACTACCGCAGCGAGGACCTCGGCCTCCGGCGATTCTTCGCCTCCAGCTCGCCGCGCGGCGAGACGGTTGCAGGCGTCTATCGCGCTGTCCTGCACGCATCCGGCACGGCGAAGCCGAAGGAGCTCGCGGAGTCCGCCGAGGTTTCATCGCGCACCGTGACCTCGGTGCTCAACCTGCTCTCCGATGCGGGGGTCGTGCGCTGGGGTCGCAGGGGTGTGCGCATCGTCGACCGTGTCAGCCCCGAGGCGGCGGCCGACCGGGCTGCAGCCGCGGCCGAGGAGCGCGAGCGCATCGATGAGTCCCGCATCGAGATGATGCGCGGCTATGCCGAGACGAGCGGATGCCGGCGCGCCTTCCTCCTCGGATACTTCGGCGAGGAGGCTCCCGAGCGCTGCGGCAACTGCGACCGCTGCGCGAGCGGCGACACGACGAATGCCCCGGCGTCGCACCCGACGGGCGACGAGGCCTTCTCTCCCAACACGAGCGTCGTGCACCCAGAATTCGGCGCCGGCACCGTCATGAGCACGGAGGACGACCGCATCACGGTCTTCTTCGAACACGAGGGCTACAAGACGCTCTCGCGCCAGGCGGTCGAGGCACGCGGCCTCCTCAAGGCCGGCTGATGCGACTGCGGCTCCCTAGACTTGCCGCGTGACCACGACCAAGCCTCCAGCGGATGCCCAGACCCTCCAGCGACGGATCGTCTGGGTGCTCGTGGCCGCCCAGGTCGTGGGAGGCCTCGGCATCGGCGCAACGGTGTCGGTCGGGGCGCTGCTCGCGGCGGATGTCTCCGGCTCCGACGCCTGGTCGGGAATGGCATCGACGATGTCCACCCTGGGCGCCGCGCTACTCGCGCTCCCGCTGGCCAGGTATGCGCGGGCGAGGGGACGCCGCGTCGCACTGGCGACCGGATCCGCGCTCGCCGCGGCGTCCGCCGTGCTGCTGATCGTCGCGGCAGCACTCTCGTCATTCCCGCTCCTCCTGCTCGCCTTCGCGCTCGCCGGAGCGGGCTCCGCCACCAACCTCCAGGCCCGTTTCGCGGCGACCGACCTCGCCTCGCCGCGCCACCGCGGCCGCGACCTCTCGCTCGTCGTGTGGTCGACGACGGTCGGCTCGGTGCTCGGTCCCAACCTCATCGAACCCGGTGAGGCGGTCGGGCGCGTGCTCGGCCTGCCGAGCCTCACGGGCCCTTTCCTGTTCGCGCTCGCGGCCCAGGCCGTGACGGTGCTCGTCTACGCGATCTTCCTGCGCCCGGATCCGCTCCTGAAGGCTCGTGAGGCACTCGGGGTGACGCCGGGGGAGCCGCCCCGGCTCGGTTTCGCGACGCTGCGGGTCAACGCGCGTGCGCGGTTCGCCGTGGCATCCGTCGCCCTCAGCCACGCGACCATGGTCGCGCTCATGGCGATGACGCCCGTGCACCTCTACGGGCACGGGGCATCCCTGGCGATCGTGGGGTTCACGATCAGCCTCCACGTGGCCGGCATGTTCGCCCTCTCGCCCGTCTTCGGCTGGCTTTCCGACCGGCTCGGCCGTCTTCCCGTGCTCCTCGGCGGCCAGGCGCTCCTGCTCGCGGCGCTCCTGACCGCGTGGTTCGGCAGTGAGTCCCATGACCTGGTCGCCGTGAGCCTCGTGCTGCTCGGCCTGGGCTGGTCGGCCTCGACCATCTCCGGCTCGGCAATGGTCGTCGATGCCGTGCCGGCTGGCGACCGGCCCGGGGTGCAGGGCGTCTCCGATCTGCTCATGAACCTCGCGGGTGCCGCGGGCGGGGCGCTCGCGGGACCCGTGCTGACGGCGATCGGGTATCCCGGTCTCGGGCTCGCGACGACGACGCTCGTCGCCGTCGTGTTCGCCTGGGCGATGTTCCGGATGGCGCGCCGACCGCGCTAGCTCAGCCGATCCTGCGAGTTCCTGGGTCCGTGACGCGCAGCCAGCGGTAGCCGTAGGGTGCGAGTGTGAACTCGGCGGTGCCGCGCGTCGACACCTCAGTGGTGCTGTTCTCGAGCAGGTCGACGAGGCGCGTGTCCTCGTTCCCGCCCTCGACGGGTATCTCGATCGTGAGGGACTCACCCGAGAAGTTGTGCAGCGCGATCATGCTGCCGAGCGGGCCGCTCACGCGGTGGGCGAGCAGGCTGGCGTGTGGCTGTTCGATGATCGTGAGCTCGCCCCATCCGATCTCCGGCGACGTGCGGTAGCGGCTGATCAGCAGCCGGATGAAGTGCACGAGCGAATCCGGATTGCGCACCTGGTCGTCGGCGTTCACGAACTCGGGCCCATAGGCACCCTCGGTGACGGGTGCTGCGAGAGAACTCCGACGCGCGGCCGAGAAGCCGCCGTTCTTGCTGTTGTTCCACTGCATTGGGGTGCGCACGGCGTTGCGTCCCCCGGCATCCAGGTTCTCGCCCATGCCGATCTCTTCCCCGTAGAACAGCACGGGCGTGCCCGGCAGGGAGAAGAGCAGGCTGTAGGCCATGCGGATGCGCCGGGGATCCCCGTCGAGCATTGGAGGC
Protein-coding regions in this window:
- a CDS encoding RecQ family ATP-dependent DNA helicase — encoded protein: MTPQASDIRQRIETAARECFGWESVQAGQRRAVEALAEGRDVLAVMATGYGKSAIYQLATIIRGGLTVVVSPLIALQADQVEGLRDAPDAPPAAAVNSRAGARRLAAAWELAEGSGPRILLLAPEQLASEETLARLAAAGVDLVVVDEAHCVSSWGHNFRPDYLRLGAAVEQLGRPPVAALTATAPSPVQAEISERLRMRDPLVLVRGFDRANLSLDVDRHTSPEEKKRAVIDGITGERGTGLLYVATRRETEEYAHALQERGLRAFAYHGAMSASARSEVHAAFHDGTADVVVATSAFGMGIDKADVRFVVHASPPDSLDAYYQEAGRAGRDDEPARVRLHYRSEDLGLRRFFASSSPRGETVAGVYRAVLHASGTAKPKELAESAEVSSRTVTSVLNLLSDAGVVRWGRRGVRIVDRVSPEAAADRAAAAAEERERIDESRIEMMRGYAETSGCRRAFLLGYFGEEAPERCGNCDRCASGDTTNAPASHPTGDEAFSPNTSVVHPEFGAGTVMSTEDDRITVFFEHEGYKTLSRQAVEARGLLKAG
- a CDS encoding MFS transporter — encoded protein: MTTTKPPADAQTLQRRIVWVLVAAQVVGGLGIGATVSVGALLAADVSGSDAWSGMASTMSTLGAALLALPLARYARARGRRVALATGSALAAASAVLLIVAAALSSFPLLLLAFALAGAGSATNLQARFAATDLASPRHRGRDLSLVVWSTTVGSVLGPNLIEPGEAVGRVLGLPSLTGPFLFALAAQAVTVLVYAIFLRPDPLLKAREALGVTPGEPPRLGFATLRVNARARFAVASVALSHATMVALMAMTPVHLYGHGASLAIVGFTISLHVAGMFALSPVFGWLSDRLGRLPVLLGGQALLLAALLTAWFGSESHDLVAVSLVLLGLGWSASTISGSAMVVDAVPAGDRPGVQGVSDLLMNLAGAAGGALAGPVLTAIGYPGLGLATTTLVAVVFAWAMFRMARRPR